In Miscanthus floridulus cultivar M001 chromosome 8, ASM1932011v1, whole genome shotgun sequence, the sequence attctcactcttggtagtaggagaattcttactctcatcgagagaggatgacactaggagttggggcaattttcttgtctatttctcacacagactcacacaaatgccataccaacctgaggggttggggttacatatttataggctgctagccagccaagcatatgccaagatgctagtttaagatgctagtctaagatgctaatatgctgtcctagctaagatgctgtcctctagtctaagatgctgtcatctaagatgctgtcctctagtctaagatgctgtcctaaaaacagaaaaacagccacaaggaccatgtgagcaacaacagccccacaaagaccagccacacatgacttatccatcattctccccctaagtcttgtgcgtcgtcttgtgggagagttgaaccatcccggtcctggagcagagctcaaggaacttgatcctcccagggggcttggtgagcaggtccgcaagctggtccttggtgttgatgtagttcgccttgatgctcccttcctccaaacagcctcggatgaagtggtacctcacccggatgtgcttgctgcgttcgtggaacacggggttctttgccagggccagagcggacttgctgtccaccctgagctccactgctctagtgtctctgccgaggagatcaccaagcagtcgagcgagccagagcgcctgagtcgaagcggtggaggccgctatgtactcggcctcgcagctggacagggccaccacctgctgcttgaccgactgccagctaacgaggcatttgccgaggaagaagaggatcccgctcgtgctcttgctggtgtcgatgtcgccggcgtggtcgctgtcgctgtacctgacgatgtgtgccgccccaggacacctcgggtagtagaggccgtggtcgagagtccccgcaacgtagcggatgatcctcttcacagcctgctggtgctccgtcgtcggtcgctgcatgaaccgactaacgtagccgacggagaatgccaagtccgaccgtgtgtgggcgaggtagcgaaggctccccacaaggcgCCGGTACtgtgtagcgtccacctcctccgtcgtgctgtcgcggctcagcttcagcctctcctccatcggagtgagagctgggttgcagtcggtgagcccagctagctcaacgacgcgcttggcgtaggcggtctgtcgaagcgtgatctcggagtcatcctggtgcacctcgattcccaggtagaaggagagaggccccaggtcactcatctggaagatggccttcatctcttccttgaatgccgccacctccgcatccttggtgccggtgatcaccaagtcgtcgacgtagacacccaccagcagggcatttcctccattgccccgtcggtagatggccgcctcgtgcgggctttgctcgaagcccatcccctttagcgtggaatccaacttggcattccacgccctcggtgcctgccgcaagccatagagggccttgcgcaggcggagcaccttgccctccttgccggggatcgcaaatcccggcggctggtgcacgtagacctcctccttcaagtcgccgttaaggaacgccgacttgacgtccatgtggtgaacacgccagccctcctgggcagctagcgtaaggaggagtcgcacggactccatccgtgccacgggagcaaaagcgtcgtcgaagtcgaccccctcctgctgcacgaaacctcgtgccaccaagcgagccttgtgcttgacgatggcgccggcttcatccctcttcaacttgtacacccacttaagggtgatcgcgcggtgaccacgaggaaggtcagcaagctcccaggtgtggttcttctcaaccgcatccatctccaactgcatcgcggggcgccatgccgcgtgtctctcggcctctgcaaacgaccgaggctcgccgtcgtcacacgcaaggtgcaactgcgcctccaggtcgtgaggcaccggtcccggcaccggctggtcgccgagaaggttctccaccgtacggtaccaccacggctcaccgtcgtggtacgcgtcgacgcgctcctcgtcgtgagagagcggagtagcgagctcaaccgggccgtgctcgacacgagctggtggtggagtagacgtgcccggagtggtgcctgtcggtgctggagtgcgtggcgttgccagctatggtggagccggcgaagagctcatcgcagccgaggtcctggctggagagcgtggtgctgtcggagtagcaggtgccggggtcggtggaggctcggagactggggtagacgcgctcgccgaagaagaactgcctactcccccagctccctcgaagtggacgtactcgatagtgaagtcgtcgtacgtcggagctgagccgtcgtccactgccttgtcccacgcccatcctcgcccttcgtcgaacacaacgtcgcgcgccgtgcgcacacgctgtgtcttcgggtcgaggatgcggtaggccttcgagccctccgcgtagccgatgaacactcccggagagctcatgtcgtcgagcttgctgatgtggccaagctccttggcgaatgcgaggcagccgaagacccgcaagtgggagaccgccggcttgtgcccatgccaagcctcgtacggcgtcctgccgtcgagcgccttggtaggcgagcggttgaggatgtagacggccgtcaccaccgcctctccccagaagatagccggcatccccctctgcttgaggagggcccgagccatccccacaaccgtctagttgcgccgctcgacgacgccgttctgctgcgggctgtacggcgcggagtagtggcgctgaatgccctcgtcagcgcagtacgacgcgaattcagccgccgtgaattcgccgccgttgtcgctgcgcagcacgcgcagcttgcggccgcactccgcctccgcaacagcctgcgcgcgcctgatggcgtccgcagcctctctcttgctgccgaggaccatcacccacatgtagcgggagaggtcgtcgacgagcagcaggaagtagcgtcgtcctcccggtgtggccggtgtcaccgggccacacaagtccccgtgcacaagctcgagcctctccttggctcgaaagctcgcccgctggggaaaggggagtcgcctctgcttcgtcaacacgcagacgtcgtagAGCTGCTCCatatggtcgaggcacggcaggcctcgcaccatctccgtggcactgagccgcttcagggcctcaaagtgaaggtgcccgaaacgctcgtgccactgccacgcctcgtcgtcccgacgagcagcgagacagaggggttgtgccacctgcacgttaagaacgtagagtcgatttgcgcttctggataccttggcaagaaggcgacgacgacgatcccaaatcctcatgactccgtcctcaaccaccacgcgcgaaccgttctcatccagctgtcccaagctgatgatggagttcctcaacgcggggatgtagtagactccggtgagcagcctgtgctcaccagacacggtggtgaagacggagccgacgcccttgatctccacgccggaggcatccccaaacttgacggagcctcgaacactagagtcaagctcggtgaagaactcccgtcgaccggtcatgtgatgggtggcgccggtgtcgaggcaccacccgtcaatcttgtcgttgccggagctgtcgccgtggagggcgtgtgcttttggctcgtcgaggtggaggagagccgctgcggccggtgccgctggaggtagctcgatgctggcatgtgccatgaacagagccggctcctcctccgcctgtgcgacgtgggcctggccgcgtcgtggctgtcgacagtccttggcctaatggccaagctggccgcagttgcggcaggtgtcgtctcgtgccggcttgtgcctgccggcggcgccgccctgggcgcctccgcgggcatcaccctcggcacgtcctcgcgccccggcctaggcgtctctgcgcgccttgcgcggcttgccacgcttgcggccgcctgtcgcggaagaaggctcccccttcctccggtcaccctggctagcaagccactgctcccgagtgagaaggagcttcccgccagtggtgatgggccccgagagggactgtggctcatcactgtcgacaaccttgaggcgacctatcgcctcctcgatcgacatcgtggagagatccagcagcgactcgatcgagcgagccatctgcttgtacttctcggggacgcagcggaagagcttttcgacagctctctcctcgccgtaggtgtcgtcgccgaactgcaccatcttctgcaacagagtgttgagacggagagcaaagtcatcaacgtcctcacctggcttgaaggccaggttctcccactccttgcgaagtgcctgcagcgtggacttgcgggcgcggtcgctgccgatgcgtgccgcagcgatggcgtcccaagcctccttggcagtccgcttgctggtaagcgagaactgcatctcgggcgggactgcagcgatgagagcattcagcgcccgtcgatctaggtcgtagtcgacgtcgccataccggactgcctcccacatgtgccgcacctggagctttaccctcatcaccgtagcccactcgacgtagttggtcttggtgagggtaggccacccaccgccgggaccgacgtccctgacaacagcctggagcccgtggtaaccacggtaccgatccggggagagagagccacgctgcctgtgaaggccgcgctctccatcgacccgtcggtaccgatccggagagagagagccacgctgcctgtgaaggccgtgctctccatcgacccgtccgccaccgttgccgtgcgcgcctcctccaggagcgccgccgccgtgcgcgcctcctccaggagcgccaccggcgcgtccgcgcctgtctgggctgccgccgcgctcgtgggcgtgcgcggctgccccaggagcgccaccgccgtgcgcgcctcctccaggagcgccgccagcgcgtccgcgtctgtctgggctgccgccacgctcgtggacgtgcgcggctgcccactgcgccgcccgcgctcgcgctgcctccctctctagcagctcgaggtctgcgtcggcggtgtcgtcagcggaaatggagctgccgatgctgccgcgcagagcctcgacctccgccgccgccgcacgcgctgcattcgccgccgccgccgcttccgcctccgctctggctgctgccagctccgccgctgccaacctcgacgcccttgccgccgccgcagcggtctctgccgccgctcgctcgcgttcctctgctgcGGCAAGTtcagcctcctgccgacgccgcgtgctcgaggcgaccgagcgctgagactgccctgcggacatgacgcgctaccggggggctgctgcgtggggagagggctgcttcagacgagctgggagaggagtgaacaggagcggccggaacTGCTGCTACTCtcagctggggctgttgcgagGCTGGGCAAggggatgagcaggagatgcttagGCTACAGGAtactacggctctgataccacttgttagtcgctgaattctcactcttggtagtaggagaattcttactctcatcgagagaggatgacactaggagttggggcaattttcttgtctatttctcacacaagttcacacaaatgccataccaacctgaggggttggggttacatatttataggctgctagccagccaagcatatgccaagatgctagtctaagatgctaatatgctgtcctagctaagatgctgtcctctagtctaagatgctatcctctagtctaagatgctgtcctaaaaacagaaaaacagccacaaggaccatgtgagcaacaacagccccacaaagaccagccacacatgacttATCCATCATAGAGAGACAAGCAATCCATTTTGGGAATCCTGAGTTCATGAGTCCTGACCACCATGAACCAATGACCAGCACAGACAGGTAGTGGACAGTTGAGGAGGGGCTTTATGGTTGGCTGTCTAGATGCAGTATGTTCAGCTCCTTGGTGGTGTTACTGTGTTTGGATAGAGTTATAGATGCGCTGCCCATTTTGAAGATTTCCTTAGTTTTTGCATTCAGGGCTGTAGAAATTGAATAGAACACCTAGTAATAGTTAACTATTCTTGTTACCTGGGATTCATGTTGAATCAGTAGCTTATAGTTGCCTGCCTTGATTACCATTTATACCATTTGAAAACTTCTTTATTGAAAGTTCCAGCTTACGCCCATTACTGATGCATGTTAATTAGCATGAAAGGCACTAGCAGACATGCCATTTTTCTTGGGAGGTGTTTATGACACATTGTATTACTGGTTTACTACTTGCCAAACAAATAAAATTTGCTATGcttaatcatttactcatttgCATCCTTTTATTTTCTTTCCACTTTGTATGCAAGTTGTTTTCTTAGTGTTCTGTTGTGCTATCAAATGTTTACATTTGTGATTCCATGGTCACTGATGACAAATTGGTGGCAAACAGATGATGGGGCAAGTAAACAGGGAGAGACTGGCGGAGTTTCTTGGCGAGCTGCAACGGAAAGAGGACACGAACGACAGATACGTCGCCGCACTGAAGGGGGAAACCCTGACCAGGAAGCGCTACGAACGCATTCAGCCTGTGCCTGCCATCGTGCAAGCGAGCCAGGAGACGACTGCCAAGGCCAGTGCGGAGGAGAAACCCAAGGCAAAGTGATTCACTAGCAAGATGTGCCCTAGTCAAATCACCCACTGAACATACACATGCTTGAGCATCATATAAACAGTCAACGCCTGTGAACGTCATTACGCTGGAGTATTTGGCTCTTTTGTTTTAAACGTTGCTGCTGTGCGTTGCTGTAAATTTTTGGTCGTCTGCGTATGAGACTCTGGTCGAATCTTTCGTCTCAATGGATGCTAGTAGCAGCGCTCTCGGTTCTGCCGAGACTCTTGGTTCTGTGTTCGGTCGCATTGTTTTGACTGGTGGATTTAGTACTAGAACACATGGTAAAAGCTTGTGCGTGTCCTGTGGTCTTCTGTTTACCGTGGCGCCGGCGATCTGCTCTTGCCTCGCCTTGGGTGTGGGTTGAACGAATCTGCCTTGGCGTGCAGGCGTGCAGGCGTGCTTCGTGCCCGACGCGGCAGATGCCCCGGCCCAGGCCAGACCAGTCGAAGCGTGCGTGGATTACGGGATCAGATGAGATCATGAGATCAAAGCTGGTTCAAGGCTTGTGATCCTCTTTTATCGCTGTATCCTGAGTGGGTAGGTTTCCTTGACCCCAGCACTCTGGACGGTGTCGATGCCATGCCACTGACACTTTTTTACTTTTAGCGATTAGCGATCGATTGCTGCTAGTACTTCAGTTTGACTGTTTGCTTATAGCGTGTCAATCAATAGGCACAAGCCTGAAATGATTGCTCTATAGTTACTGTACATGAGAGGAGCAGGTAGTGGGTGGATATGGACGCCTGAGGGTGACACCTTTCTTGGCAAAAGTAGGGACAATTGTCCTGCGGGAAAGATTTGCGCGTTTGTACAGTGAATTCTTCACTGtggcatttcgtttgtatttatgaattattgtccaaacattgactaattaggcttaaaatattcgtctcgcaaagttaaagcaaactgtgcaattagttttttatttcgtctacatttagtactccatacatgtaccgtaaatttggtgtgacgaagaatcttctttttgtatagtacaCTTTTGGAGAACTAAAGAAGCACTTAAAGACAAGGACAAATTTGCATCAGTTCCATCCCATCGACTAGATTCTACATCGAAGAGGTCCCCTGCTTGATAATTGCATTGTACTACATGTGGTAGTGACACATTATTCGACGTTGTTACCCAAGCCACCACCAACCAACACAATATCCGTTGGGTGGGTGAGTACGAGTGTGTATACCCAATCGTGTATACATACAACATACTGTTTGCTTTGCCTGAAAAAGGAATCTCTCAAAATCGAATACGCCCTTGTTATACTGCTACTCTACTCATAATCCTATGCTTGCTTGGTTTGCTAATCTCAGTGTCAAATCCCAAGATGACTAATTAAAATCCTCGTTCACACTCAACTGACCGTCTCAAAGCAATTAGATCAACATCCGACAGGTTAAATACGTTATTCATGTACACATTTGGACTATACTCCGTACTAGATCCTCAATACCAAAAAGCCATCATATAGGTAATTTCTTGGTCTCTAACAGATTACCTAACCTATTGTCAATATCTAGAATTTTTGAGTAATCACCAAAATACACCCATGTCTCAGTTAAATATAGGAGACACAATACCCTCCCCTATCCATAGTTATTTTTATGGCAAGAAGTTTGTATCGGTTGGTGGAAGAAAGAGAGAGTTTGAACTTACTGGAGCTCTTGCAATCCAGCAGTGTCGGCATCACATTGACCTTGACGACTTAGACCTAGGCCCGCGAGCTCGCCAACTCACCACAACCACCACCGTAGCCACCTCCTCCGCAATCGCCTCTACCACCACAGTAGCCAGTGCTTGTTGACCAAGATAGGGCACAACTAGGAGGAAGACGGAGCCGCTAACCCAGGTGAAGAGGGAGCGATGAATCTACCCATGCACAAGTAGGTGGAGCTCCTTGTCATCATGAGCTCAAGTGGCCCTCGTGGTGGAGAAGGGGTCgagggtggcggcggtggaggggcttcacttgcttttttttgccatgaGAGATTAGAGGCCCTGCTAGGTTCATTTGCATTAGTTACAACAATGGATAGTtctttagttttgaaaaaaagaaGATAAATCCTTAAGGACTTGACAACATGTAGAGAGCTGAGAGCCACACACAAAAGAAAATGAAAGCTCGTAGATGACTAGCGGCTCCATAAACATGGTAGTATGTTTTTCCCAATCGTGAGTTAAGCCTCTTCCTCCTAACTCAATTAACACAAAAATTCAAAGGTGAAATTGAAATACATAAACCTAGCGGCGGAACTAGATATTTTTGTGTAAAGATGGGGGTGGGAGAGGGGGCAAACACTATCGACATCTTATACAATATATAACATATCAATCTATCTACGTCCCTTTTTTTCAATGCTTACATCTATTTAGATCATAATAACATAACAAATCACAATGTCAAATTCTTAGACATAGACATGAGATTTGTAAATAAACTTCATTTTAACATAATGGGTAATTTTTACTTTAGACATACTTTGTATatataacttgttaataataTCTGTTCTTGTGTGTACCGTGGACATCATTGCATTTTTTTAAAAAGGCCAAATGTATTCCTTTTATGTTTAATAACCATGATTTTAAGGTTCCACGTTACACAAAttcaagaagataaataaatagaCATGGAGATTTGTGAATAAAAAAACATATGTTTTGGAGAAGAAAAACATGTACAGGGGTCAAGACATTGACGTGTTAGGAGGGCACGAGAAACGGGCCCTACTAGTTGGTGGAAAGGGGAGCCATCTTTTGTATTCCTAGGGCATTTGAACATAAGATTTGGAGACAAATAATGTCTATATTCTAATTTGTAAAATATTTCATTTTTGTTCTAGTCtagtttttgttttgttttgtgaaAGTTATGCAAGTTGAACGTTGAGCAAAACTTAGACATTTTTTAGTTTAGAGCGGACACGGCATGTCCTCCCTCtggtccaaattataagatgtttttgtttttttagaaatattatttttattatatatctagacatagtatttaagtgcatagcaaaagctatgtatctagaataACTAAAATGTGtcataatttgaaatgaaggaaGTACATGCAAATCAATTTGAGAATGCACAAATAGGGTATTTCCTATGGAATTATGGAAGTCAAAATTGCTTCTATATACTACCTTTGGTCAAAAATACCTATAACCTTTGACTCTACGTACTACCTTTTATAAAAAGCCACTTATAACCTTTGACTTTGCAATCCTTAGAATGTATGAGATTCGGTAAGTATTTTTAATATACATCGATGCATATATTGCAAAATAAATCTATATCTAATTCACTTTTATGGGAAGTTGAATTCGAGACCTGAATATTCTGCTAAGGGCATCTCTAATGATTGTTGCCAAGATGGCGCTAGGAGGAGAGAAACGAGAATAACATGTGCCAAGCATTGGAGGCCTAGTGCTAGGGTGGTGCGCGTTATCACCGGTGGATTATTTGGGCACCctttgttaggaatttaggcaatttcattatcagtttaatccagaaaaataaacatcagcaggtttgtgacgacatatatgtgcatgtgtctatttcttatgaacactacagcatgcagagatgacatactagtgaatacagtaaaaacacaaagtacagaaatcacagagattagactatacctagcggagggtcccatgccgagggaaTCGGAgcctccattcgcactagtcgacatagtgcgttgctcgaagtcgcggaccaccgTCGATGCAGAAAGATGTTCGCAGTGTAGTCctacgaacggatcaccaggaagaagacaccttgacgttccgcaggcaatcaccgggaagaagatgtacgtggacgagtagtcgcggatcgctccccaaaaacctaatcgccgctcaccccgtgcagggttctcaggcggacgagggttccggaggcacctgctctcccgctactccatgCGCGTAGAGTTATGGGACAGGGAAACCAGGAAGCTGCTGATctgtggttctctcgggagtggtttTCGGAAGGACTTGATCTGGACTGACCGAGGACTCGGATATATGGGTGCGACGGGAAGGagagaggcagcggagaatcccaggagacggagatGGAGAGATGGAAGCAGAAAGGACGGTAACTGCCGccatcagttcgcctccaccatcaaggggagtaactctcgttgttatgtggattaagtggcaaaagactggccacgccctcTCACTCGCCGCCCGCCTCGCCAAGCCACGGCCCGACCCGGCCGACAGCGGCGACGGCGCGCGCgcacgtgtggcacgcctttatctttttctcagcttctcaatttagatgaataatttccaaccatataagctaagTCAGCATTCAGTCAAAATCCAGTATGGTATTaagccatacaacacttaatgttacgtaccatagagttttatttgatttattaaatattatatgggccaagcccatattatatccaacaatctccaccaaactctagggtttgtaacaaagtagtctcagaaccacatttcttttatataccagtgtttcgatggagactgttaagttaaacatccatctagaacaatagtttcactcagtcacaactgaacaatggactaagccttgaattgacagttttgtgtgaggtgaatgtcactaaagtccttagctgatactgggtagcaaaaggcatcccctctatttgaagcatataagtcatacttcagtgcctttcatgagtatttagagatcacccaaatctcatagactgtgaccagcagtctaactcatataggtgtgttcctcaaaagatattATGTAgtacaacatctttgctttgacaagccacttggaacgcattaaggcaaaagccagcctgccttacagaaaggaaagatatgtatcagaaatgagtcttactaaggatctttcctcacaatttactactagcttgtttcaccgtcctacttcacaggatctccgatcacatagaacatgttaccactatagtaaatttcaagtgggtctcaaacccatctctctcgatgcactttctatcacattgtgtgatagacccttagtgaactgatctgccagattgttagacgtgtggacatagtccaacgctattactctggagtttcttaattttctgatagattttagtcgtctcttaacatgccttgtggacttcatgttatccttggaactgttaacctttgtaatcacagtctaGTTATcgtagttcatagaaatagctggTATGGGTTtctcaacaaccggtaaatccataaggagatcacaaaGCTACTCAGCCTTAGATCCAGCAgtatctaatgctgtgagttctgcttctattgtagacttcgttaagatagtctgcttgcaagacttctaggaaacagcaccacctccaagcgaaaacacatatccacttatggcataaagctcatcagcatcaaaaATCTAGttagcatcacaatagccttccagcactttcggatgtctggtataacaaataccatagctcatggtcccttttaggtagcgcatcactctctcaagagctcgccagtgatcatctcctgggTTTGACACAAATCGGCTCAGGTTGCAcacaacaaatgagatgtcaggccttgttgcactagcaagatacatgagcgaaccaatgatctaggaatatctcaactgatcccttgctattctctgatttttcctcaatagcacgctagggtcataaggtgtaggagcaggtgcacagtcactgaacCCAAAGTGACTCAGCaacttttccacatagtgggtttgtaacagagttaccccaccatcaccttctcttagaagcttgatattaagaataacatcagcctctcccaaatctttcatctcaaaatttttagatagaaattccttcacctccttgatcactttgaggctggatccaaagatcagtatgtcatcaacatataagcacaaaatgactccttcaccctgaaaggtcctaacggctagagggggtgaatagcctaataaaatttattacaacaacacttaataaaatggttagataattatgaggcgaaacaagtgttgcgctagcctactcaaaatgcaagccacccaccacaattctagtttagatagtgtatattcacacaatagctatgacactaccctatgttagtgtgctctcaaaggctaactaaagagccacaccaaccaagcaagcaagctctcacaactagctacactaaagagcttgacaactagtttgtggtaatgtaaagagagtgatcaagaaggttatactgtcATGTAGATGAAGGTACCAATCattcacaaggatgaataacaatgaagaccaatcacctcagaatcaatgatgaacacaatgacttttatcgaggttcacttgcttgccggcaagctagtcctcgttgtggcgattcactcacttggaggttcacgtgctaattggcttcacacgccaaaccctcaatagggtgccgcacaaccaacacaagatgaggatcacacaagccacaagcaatccactagagtacattttggctctccatcagggaaaggtcaagaacccctcacaatcaccacgatcagagccggagacaatcaccactcttcgctcgacgatctttgctgctccaagccatctaggtggcggcaaccaccaagagtaacaagcgaaatccatagcaaaacacgaacaccaaatgcctctagatgcaatcactcaagcaatgcacttggattctctcccaatctcacaaagatgatgaatcaatgatggagatgagtgggagggctttggctaagctcacaaggttgatatgtca encodes:
- the LOC136473928 gene encoding uncharacterized protein; the encoded protein is MSILWEKSTGWRWLVRRTRDSKPFFFTFAALCGVVPGVIGYGVMQLTSSRNEQLEAHLRSTARPETTMMGQVNRERLAEFLGELQRKEDTNDRYVAALKGETLTRKRYERIQPVPAIVQASQETTAKASAEEKPKAK